The window CGTTGTGAGCCGACGAGGACTGCACGCCCGTCCGTCCGCTCGATCCAGACGCCCTCGGTACCACTGACGTTGTACGCGATTTTCCCGGGTGCCCAGCGGAGACCCCAACCGCCGAAATCACGAAGCGGCCGGTACTCCGTGGCTTCGTATCGCTCGATCTCTGACCAGGGAATGTGACGGAACGATCGATGAAGCGGCCACATCTTCAGATAGATTCCGTCTGCGCGAACTTCTGTCTGGAGACGAAGACTGTAGACGAATCCAGCGACCACGCTCAGGATAAGGAGTCCTCCCCACGAGACGGGTCCCAACGCGAGCACGAAAACTGCGACTCCGCCGAGTAGTGCCCAGACCCACGGCTGACGAAACCGTTGGACTTCACGAAATACTGCTTCTTGTTCCATACCTGTGTCGTATGGAGTTGGAAGTGCTGGGTAATGGACTCTCCGGCGTTCGAGGGCTACTTGTGGGACGACGCTCTCTCGGTACGATGTACCTGTGACGGCTGGCGTCAACCGCAGGGTTGTTTGTCTCCGCGCTGCGACCGCCGACCGTGTTGGGCCGCGCCACGCTTTCGTCGGTGCCGTCCACCGCCCTCCTCTCCGGACTCGTCGTTCCGGTCGGTGTTCTCTACTTGGGCTGGCCGATAGCGGTCGTTCTCGGGGTGTTCGTCCTCGAAGTGTGGGCCGTCGTCTTCTGGGCCATCGTGAAAATCCCGTTCGCAGCCAAGCGCCCCCGGAATATGATCGACGGAGACGACCGCCTCCTCGGTCCACTGCAGACGAAACGGGGATCACTCACTCTGCCGGGACCTCTCCCTCCGGTCTACCTTCGGAACATCCCGACGCTGCTCGTGACAGCGGGTTTCCTCGCGCCCCTCGAAGTCGGTGTGACGGTTCTCGTGTTCGCGTTCACCGATCCGACGATCACCACTCCGGTCGTCGAACAGTTGTTGCTCGGTGGCGCGGGCGTGTTCCTCGCTGAAGGGATCGAGACCGTACGCGAGTACTTCCTCCGTAGCGGATTTCGCGAACACTCGGCGCGGTCAGTCGTCCTCGTACCATTCAAACGGCTCTTCGGCGTCGGAGCGCTGCTGTTCGTCGCGGGGCCGCTTCAGGGCTCCGCAGTGAGCGGTGAGGCCGTCCTCGGACTCGTCGTCATCGGCAAGTTGTGCTACGACCTCCGGCGGTTCCAGGTAGCGCGCAATCCCGATGCTCGGGGGCTGTTCTATCGCCTCTACGGGAGCGCCGAGACCGAACCGAACCCGGTCCCTGTCGAGGTCCCCCCGGGTGAGCCACTCGTCCGCGAACGACCACCCCGGGGCGCGGCACTGTTCGACGCGATATACCGTGGTGTGACGTACACGCTCACGAGCGGCGTCCTTGTCGTGTACCTCGCGGCTGTATTCTTCCTCGTGTTCGGCGCGACGGCTGTCGGCAGCATCGCTCTCGGAATCGCTGCCGTGTTCGCGTGCGTCAGAGCGGGTTCGCGGTACCTGCGGTACGGGACCGTCGAGTATCGGGGGTACGACGGCACGCTCGTCGTCTACGACCGACTGCTTGGGGAGCCACAAGCCAGGCTCGAACGGACCGCAGTGACCGACGTCGAGGTAACTGGGGACACCATCGACAGCGTGTTTGACACACAGACGGTTCGCTTAAGCGGGGCAGACGACGGCGACACGCCACCAGTCCGACTCACGATCCCCGACCCCGAAGAACTGGATGGCGACGACGCCAACGCGAACTCTTCGGTATCACTCGTCCACGTCCGCGCGCATCGGGCACTGGTCGACGCCCTCGGCGTCAGTTGGCACTTGGACGAGTCGACCGGTTCGGCGTAGCGAGAGTCGCCGTCGTCGTTGTGAGTGTGCTCACGCCACTCCGTCACACGAATGCAAGGAGGAAGCCCACGGCTTTAGCCGTGGGAGGAATCCGACTCTCGCTTGGAGCGAAGCGATGCGAGGCCGTAGGCCCCGCCCGCCGAGACGAAGCCAGCGACGCCCGTGGCGGCGAGGTAGATGGTCGCTCTGAACCCAGGTTCGAAGACGGGGATCGCTACAAACGCACCGACCGCGACACAGAGACAGACGTACGCGAGGTATCGGTCGTACACGGCGGGGTAGTCGAGTTCGCTCAGGGCTTCACTCGCTGATTCACCGGACCGCGCTCGCCGCCGGGTGAGCCCGCTGTCGGTTTCTTCGGCGATGAATCGGAGTCGGACTCGGGCCGCGAAGAGGCCCAGCGTGCCCCCACCGAGCAGCGCTTCACGGAAGTCGATGTGAACGACGATTGGGAGTACTGCCCCGAGAAGAACGCAACAGACGGCGAGCGCGACCGCTTCAGCGAGGTCACGACCCAAGAGAGGACGAGACCCTACCACGGGCCCACTCCGGAACGATGGGTGATACGCTCGCGTACGGGTGTGGAACCTGGGGATGAACGATAGTGCTGAAGAGTGGTCAATGGAGGTACTGTTGCTGCCGCGTCTGTTCGAACGTCTGTCCCAACGCTTGGGCCGCCGCAGCATCTGCACACGACACTCGATACTCACTGTGGACGAAGTACTGGCGTCGCAGTCGGACTGTATCGTCACGAATGGAGACGGAGAGCCGATCCCACGGGACGTACGTAGCCCCGAGTGGTTGCTCCTCGTCGAAGACGACTCCAGAGTCAATGACGGTCAGGGAGCGGGTTTGTTCGCCAGAGAACTGCGCGGCGACGGCCATCACAATCGCCGCTCCTGCCGCACCGCCGATGTCGAGTTGTCCCAGTGCCGCCGTGATCACGAGGAACACCGGGATCGCGCCTACAGCAAGTGGGAGACCGTACCATCGAGTGACAAAAGTCGCCTCGGCGGTCGCGTGTGCCTGCTCTGTCCGCGCGCGTTGCTGACCGCGATGTGCCGTCCCCGCGACTATCGGGACGATTCCGACACCGACAGCGACGATAGCCCGAACGACAGTCGCTCGTGTGAGTCCGAACTGGCCTGTCGCCGCCGCTACGACGACTGCGGTGGCCGGTGCAGCGATGGCGACGCCGAACGCGACGTCGGCTTTCCGAGTGACCGCAGTCTCGAGTCGCTCGGGAACTTGGCCGATACCGACCCACCCGAACAGTGCGGCGAGGAGTCCGAGTGCGATACCACCTCCTGGGGCGGTTGGCCACAAAATGGGTTGAAATAACCCGACGATAGCACCGGTCGAGACCGCGAATGCGACGGGGAGGGGTCCAGTAGCGGGGACGCGAGCGCGCACAGTTTCGAGTGTATAACTGGCGACATAATACCGATGGGTTCGATCGCTGTCGTGCGACGGGCCAGTCGTACAGTCGGGTGCAATAGCTCAGTCGTACTGCCTACTCTCGCTCAGTCACGCCGACACCGACCGCGACGTGTTCCTGGCCCAAGCCACCGCGCACGGTGTCGAGGACGTCGTCGACGAACTCTGCAGCTATCTCGAAACCAGCGTCGGCACTGTCGCTCCACTACGTATCACCCAAGACTCCATTGCTACTCAAGGCGAACACGTACGTATGGTGTCAAAACGGTACCACCGCTGTAACCTCGACGGCAGGGATTTTGCGAGGGGTGACAGACTCGAAGGCCACGTCGAGCGTCGGAACCCGAACGAGGATCTCCACAGGTGGGTCGTCGCCGAATCTTCCGAGCGAGACCTCACGTTCGAGTGATCGTGCTCGTTCCTCGTCTCGAACCGCGACGGGGTGACGCGTCGGATATGCGAAGTCGATCTGCACCCGCTCCCTGGAAGCCGGCCGCCTACTCGACTGCCGTCTTGCTCCTCGCGTCCGTCGTGCCGTCACCGCTCGAACGACGGTCCGAGTGGGATCGCGTGGGTCCGGACAAGTTCCTGCACCTCGTCGGACACGCGGGGCACTCCGTGACGCTCGCGAACGCACTCAGGGCCGAACGATACACCGACCGAGAGGCGGCGATTCTCGCGGTTGCGCTGTCGACGACGCTGAGCCTCGCGAGCGGTCGTCTCCAGCGGTGGGTTCCCGGGCGAGCCTTCGAGTACGAAGACGTCGTCGCTGGGCTGATCGGTTCGGCCCTCGGCGTGTCGTGGTGGTACGTGACCACCGACTCGGAGGGCGAATAGGGCACGACGGGTGAGAGTTCGACGCGGTAGTGTGGCCAACGACGACTAGATGGCGTGGACACCACGCCGGTCCACACGGTCGCGCTCAGTTCTGTGGCTCCTCGGGTGTCCGAGAGACCGCTCCCGAGAGCAACGAGTCCGCGAGGCGTTCGGCTACTTCGGGAGTGAGCGTCCCCGCTATCTCTAGCGCCTGCCGTTCGTAGTCGTCGAGGTCGAGAACGCCACGGAAGAACCACGAGAGCGCCACGTACGTCTCGTGGAGTTCGGCCGCCCGTTCGCGACCGGGTTCGGTCAGCGACGCTCCCTTGTACGGTTCGTACTCGACGAGGCCGTCTTCGGCGAGCGCTTTCATCATCTCAGTTGCGGACGCCGGTGTCCGGTCGAGTCGGGCGGCGACCGTGCCCGTCTGTATCGGTGGCTCTCGTT of the Halobaculum limi genome contains:
- a CDS encoding DUF6498-containing protein, with amino-acid sequence MPSTALLSGLVVPVGVLYLGWPIAVVLGVFVLEVWAVVFWAIVKIPFAAKRPRNMIDGDDRLLGPLQTKRGSLTLPGPLPPVYLRNIPTLLVTAGFLAPLEVGVTVLVFAFTDPTITTPVVEQLLLGGAGVFLAEGIETVREYFLRSGFREHSARSVVLVPFKRLFGVGALLFVAGPLQGSAVSGEAVLGLVVIGKLCYDLRRFQVARNPDARGLFYRLYGSAETEPNPVPVEVPPGEPLVRERPPRGAALFDAIYRGVTYTLTSGVLVVYLAAVFFLVFGATAVGSIALGIAAVFACVRAGSRYLRYGTVEYRGYDGTLVVYDRLLGEPQARLERTAVTDVEVTGDTIDSVFDTQTVRLSGADDGDTPPVRLTIPDPEELDGDDANANSSVSLVHVRAHRALVDALGVSWHLDESTGSA
- a CDS encoding metal-dependent transcriptional regulator, translated to MSNSTQYLLALYICEHQREPPIQTGTVAARLDRTPASATEMMKALAEDGLVEYEPYKGASLTEPGRERAAELHETYVALSWFFRGVLDLDDYERQALEIAGTLTPEVAERLADSLLSGAVSRTPEEPQN
- a CDS encoding VanZ family protein, whose translation is MRSRSAPAPWKPAAYSTAVLLLASVVPSPLERRSEWDRVGPDKFLHLVGHAGHSVTLANALRAERYTDREAAILAVALSTTLSLASGRLQRWVPGRAFEYEDVVAGLIGSALGVSWWYVTTDSEGE